A region from the Hippopotamus amphibius kiboko isolate mHipAmp2 chromosome 15, mHipAmp2.hap2, whole genome shotgun sequence genome encodes:
- the LOC130837023 gene encoding olfactory receptor 2T4-like, translating into MENTTWMSNYTERSDFTLVGIFSQSQHPALLCLVIFVVFLMALSGNIILILLIYSDAHLHTPMYFFISQLSLMDMMYISVTVPKMLMDQVTGVNKISVPECGMQMFLYVMLAGSEFFLLASMAYDRYVAICHPLHYPVLMNHKVCLFLASGCWFLGSVDGFLFTPITMTFPFCRSREIHHFFCEVPAVLKLSCSDTSLYEIFMYLCCVLMLLIPVTVISGSYYFILLTIHRMNSAEGQKKAFATCSSHMTVVTLFYGAAIYTYMLPNSYHTPEKDMMLSVFYTILTPVLNPLIYSLRNKDVMGALRKMLNVGTVFQETIK; encoded by the coding sequence ATGGAGAACACTACCTGGATGAGCAACTACACTGAAAGATCAGATTTCACCCTGGTGGGAATCTTCAGTCAGTCACAACACCCAGCTCTCCTTTGTTTGGTCATTTTTGTGGTTTTCCTAATGGCCTTGTCTGGAAATATCATTCTGATCCTTCTGATATATTCTGAtgcccacctccacacccccatgtacttcttcatCAGCCAATTATCCCTCATGGACATGATGTACATTTCCGTCACTGTGCCCAAGATGCTCATGGACCAGGTTACAGGTGTGAATAAGATCTCAGTCCCTGAATGTGGGATGCAGATGTTCCTCTATGTGATGCTAGCAGGTTCAGAATTTTTCCTTTTAGCctccatggcctatgaccgctatgtggccatttgCCATCCTCTCCATTACCCTGTCCTCATGAACCACAAAGTGTGTCTCTTCCTGGCATCTGGCTGCTGGTTTCTGGGCTCAGTGGATGGCTTCTTGTTTACTCCCATCACCATGACCTTCCCCTTCTGCAGATCCCGGGAGATCCATCATTTCTTCTGTGAGGTCCCTGCTGTATTAAAACTTTCCTGCTCAGACACCTCCCTCTATGAGATTTTCATGTACCTGTGCTGTGTCCTCATGCTCCTCATTCCTGTGACAGTCATTTCAGGCTCTTACTACTTTATCCTCCTTACCATCCACAGGATGAATTCAGCAGAGGGCCAGAAGAAAGCATTTGCCACTTGTTCCTCCCATATGACTGTGGTCACCCTCTTTTATGGGGCTGCCATTTACACTTATATGCTTCCCAACTCCTACCACACACCTGAGAAAGACATGATGTTATCTGTCTTTTACACCATACTCACTCCTGTGCTAAACCCTTTAATCTACAGTCTAAGGAATAAAGATGTTATGGGGGCTCTGAGGAAAATGTTGAATGTGGGAACTGTCTTTCAAGAAACTATAAAGtaa